The genomic interval GACCACTCGATCGAAGAAGACGATGGGAGAGGAGGCGGCGACGGCAACGGCGACGGAGACGGCGACGGAAACGACGGTGGCGGAGAAGGAGGCTGGGAGTGGTGGCGCTTGTGAGTTCTGCGGTGAGGCGCCGGCGTTGGTGCACTGCCGGGCGGATTCTGCTCGGCTTTGCCTAGCCTGCGATCGCCACGTCCACGCCGCCAACACCGTGTCGTCCCGGCACTCCCGTGCGCTCCTCTGCGACACCTGCCGCACCGCGCGGGCCACCATCCTCTGTGCTTCCCACAACTCCATGCTCTGCCCTAACTGCGATTTCGATGCTCATCAGGATGCCGCGCAGCAGCATGATCGCCGTCCTGTTGAGCCGTTCTCTGGATGTCCGACAGCGGTGGAGCTGGTGGATGTTCTTGGTGTGGGTGGGGATGGGAAGGAGATTGGTGGGGGAGGGGATGAGGGTTTTGGGGAGGATGGGTGGGTTTGGGAGGCGCAGCCGATACTTAGCTTGGAGGATTACATTGTTCCTACGACTTCTTGCCATGGGTTTCAAGCTCTGGGATTTGCCCCTCTCAACAAGGTATCCTTTGCTTTTGATTGATAAaggtattgtttttattgttgcttGGATATTAATCAAATGAATGGAGGTGTTCTTAGCTTGATTAATCCAACTTGTAAAGCATGATTCATAAAttctatatatcattttttattgtgcttgttctttgttgttctttCTCATGTGTTTATTAGATTTAGTATGATTTATCtttggtaatatttatttattgattttttttttttcttatgcttgttGATGTAAGCAGATGAATTGCAGCtgctctttttattttatttgtgagCTAACTCTGAAATTAATATTTGTCTTACTGTATTTCTCTGAGGATTagcaaataaatagaaataattctGTGTGAGTTACAAATCATTTTCTATTTCAATATATACAAGAACTAAAATGCAATAACTtatctttataaaaattaaaaaaaaaaaacctttgttaAAGTTCTCAAGTTGCAGGAATGTTTCTGGAAAGTGTAATTGATTGTCAAATTTAGATTCACATTGAAAAGCTTTTAATTTTATctcatatatatcattattaagCACACGCACAAAATCCCCATGGTCTTGAGGTCGACAAAAAGTCTATGCATGTAGGGTCAATGGTTATGTAAATTTAACCTTTCCTAGAACCATGTTAATGCTAGGGCTGTACACTGGGCTGCCCTAAAGACCAAGGGGATTTTGATAGCTTTTGTTTGGCTTCATTtatattcatcatcttctctgctacatttttgttttttttttgtttttaatccttCGGTGATGTAAGACCATGGGAGGAACAATTTGAGTAATTAGTTGTTTCCTCTGTGTCAGAATCGAAAGGCAGCCTGTGGGAAGCATAGAGAAGAGATACTGCGGCAACTTCGTGAACTAATGAAATCTGAATCCTATGTGGCTACTGATTGCTGGCAGCAGGAATCAGCTGTAGAATTCATACCTATGGAGCAAGAACAAATTCTTCAAGAGGGGAACATGGAATTTAACTTGAATCAGGATACCACATGCTTTAATGTGCCTACTTATGAGGTTAGACCCACTTTGTTGTACTAGCCTTGATATGAACAGTTTGACATTTTCTTTGTGAATAAATAATTGCTATAtccaaattataaattatttttgcgTCTTTCATTTGTTACCATTAacaattcttttgattttcatCCTAACAAAGCCCTCGAGGAGTTCAAACTTCCGATATTTCTGATGCTTTCCTAGTCATTTATAACAGAATTATTACTGTGATAGCTTAATTTTGAGAGTTTTTTCTATACAAATATAGGATCTAAAGTtggtaacaattctatcaatatatatatttatatatatatatatatatttcatagcTCTatgttttaaaacattaaagtagcactatggtttttttttaccaaCATAACCAACATAAAAAGAGGAATGCCACCAACGGAAAAACATAGTGCTATATTGAGAACACTTgcattgtttatttttcattataaacTTTTTTTGTGGGTTTGggattgtgtttattttttaatttgaacacCAATGAAAATAAGCAGATTGATCACTCATATCTGCGCTCAGGCAGGAAATTGCTTGCATAATTTATGAGAATGCATTCAAGGTGAGgtctatttaaaattatgaaagtTCTGTGGATGAAGAGGGGAACATGATATGTAGatacttaattttcttttattgttattgGTCCACATTTTTTGATATTTCAGCTTAATACTTGTGCATGACTGAACTTTACAGTCTTTTGCCCAAGGAAGAAGTGAGTGATGTTTTGGTCGGATTTTCTTGCTTGCAGGTTAATTTTTTCCAATGGGACCATAGTGACAACCATGACCTAACCCATACAGTAGCCTTTCCATTTGAACAATTTACTGGAAGCTCCTTAATTGCAAACCATACAAAAACTGAAGAGGCTGGAGATATTGATGCAAGTGCAAACCAGGTCAGTGGtagtggtgatggtggtggtggaggtggtgagTCAGGGGATGCAATAATCAAAGACAAAATTTTGTCATTGCCAAAGAGAAGTGGTTATGATCTGGCCTTGCCTGATCGTGACTCTGTTCTTTCCCGGTacaaggaaaagagaaaagcaCGAAGGTATGTTATCGGTTTTTCAATTCTGAAATTAATCAGGGGTGAGTTCGCCCTACATTGAAATGGTCGTCCTAGTAGATTTATGATTATACAAATTTTaatgaatcttttttttttttggacacttAGGTCCATTTGTTAGGAAGATAACTTGATATGatttcaaataatcaaaatgTATTCATGATGCCCAGCACCTTTCCATTTTGAGTTTTTTCATTGTGAACCTATTATATATTAAACTGTGAAAAAGAAGGGACATTTCTGATATATTGCTTTGATTTCTACATTGAAATACAGATATGATAAACTCATACGATATGAATCACGGAAGGTTCGGGCAGATAGCAGGGTGCGAATCAAAGGCCGTTTTGCAAAGGCAAATCAAGCTGAGAAGTAATGAGAGAACTTCATATGATCTTTCATCGTTGCGAAATGAACAAAGTCTGCCCACTGATAATTCAGATTGCTGATGCTGGTAGTCCCTGAATGTGTTGTTCCAACTTAAATAGTATGCACATACTTTAAACAAGCAAAGAACTGCAACATTAAGGATAATAATTATTCGATCAAGAGATTGCGTTGTGATTGTTGCCCTGTTGGTGAATATGAGGACATCGATTATGTTGAATTATAGTTGGAGTGTGTATGTATTGTATATTAATGTGTTAGGGACCAAAGTTGTTTTACGGCCAGTCAAAACTTCATTGTAAACTGAATGAGCTAGATGAAGGTTGTTGTATACGTCAttgtaaaaagatttatttatttacatggaGGTTTATGATGCCGTTCACACCCAACAGACTCTGCCCTACAAATAAAGAGTAATTCATgcattcatccaaatttttATAAGAGAACTCATCTTCTTTTTTGGGAGAATTAAGAAGATATTTGGGACAAGATTCTTGAAAATACTAAGATAATGACCATAACATTAATATGttgaaattttaataatcactttttttttattttgaattattttttttttcttataatatctTTTAAATCTTTTGTCggtctttagatttttttttttttttgttacaaataCGATAAGCACATATTAGTCAGGTTTGCATAGAACCAGGAATTGAATATTCAGTCATGCACTTTCACTTGATGGCATGGAGTTTGATCTGCAAGCCTACAAACAATAATTGAGAACTCAATATCAAAATTTaggtaataaaatttttgtaccatATGCTTTCACATTGAGACCAATACCAATGGCCCAAAAGCATGTTGCCAATTGCCATCCTTGTTTAGTGTCAATAATTCAGATACAACACATGGAATTAGAAAACTTTGGTAACATGTCCCTTTCAAAAGTTCACTGACTTGCTTTTACAACTTACTGTGCTTCATTGCATTTATTCTGAAAGAGTGTAGATTTGGCAATGGAGCTCTTGGCACAAAGGCCACAAGCATGCTAAACATTTTGCATAGGAAGCTACTTTTTTAGTAGATCAGGAAGGGCAAAATCAATgaagtcttttttttaaaaaaaaccatttgtCTATTTATCAACCATCTCTAGTTTTATTGGCGGGATTTTTTTGCACAGAGTGTTCTTGTTTTTTGACGAGAAGGCGAGTTTGAATCTTAGCTTATGTAAGATGAAAGACAGGTGTATTTAAGTATTAATTTTACATCTATGTACGTCTTTGATATGGTTTGTCTAGATTTTTATACCATTATctagatattaatatattatcaaaggttttgatttgtttttaacaATTAGCATGTATAATACCCAAGTATATATTAACTTTACATATGTGTACATTTGCATGTATAATGCCCTTCTTTATGCTTTCATATATATggactagaggtgggcacgggcccgACCCGTCGGGTCCGGTTCACTAGAAGCCGGACACGGAACCGGCCGGTGCTACAGAGGAGacccgccgggccgggttgaCCCGGCAGGCCCGCCGGGTCAGGGCCAAGCCCGTTTGACCCCGCCGCTCGCATGAGAAAATAACATTAACCAATTGACCAacaaatttttcttgttttagtataaaatataaataaatataaataagttgcaaaatatttttaaaatttaatcccaaacaacaaaaaatttaaaataatttataataacttaaaaaattttaagatatatcaaaataattttaaaaaaggataaaaaaaagctacatttttaatttatttatctatcaaattaaattattagcacactCTTTTAAGTGTAACAAAATGTgtatatcaagtagtattcttattttaaattgaagttattatcaacttatttatttattataattagggttggctctagattttactttggtctctaacaatagggttattattgtgcttatcatgttgtcattgaaaaaaaagttacaaatcaaaataatatggtgtgaaccattatttaaagatattgttttttactaatatatttttttataaattgatatacataatttaaaaacaaatttttgtaattttattttttattttataaattgaaataaaataatctaatatatatgtggcAAATAAGAGTgcgctatttaagagaatttaagagtgcaTATGTAGGGATTTggtgcttatgagccaaaagaagattaacaaaataattattttttaaaaaaatatttatgaaaatttattgtttgatactttgatattttactaattgatttgcataattttttaatttattatatggtttcttaattttttataaactaaatatatatgtaaaatattttgattcatatcctacatctatgtatatataattctttccaataaatattcaaaacaaattgtagctcaagtagttgggtttttgctatccaagttcaagatcatgggttcaaatcctaTGACCAATATGTACTTggtattaaaaaacaaacaataacattaaccCGGTTTGGAACCGGGTTTGGCCCGGCCCGCCGTGTTATAACCAGGGTTTACTATAGATTGCTTTAGCCCATTGCTATAGATTTTTCACCCAGATCGATTTTTTTAGCAAACCGGTTACATGAGCGGGATCGATTCAGTAGCGATCATTCATCGTAGAAGCTCGGGTTTGATAGCGATCCGTTCATCGTAGCAACCCTGCTCCTCGTAGCAAAGCACGATTTTTCCCTAAaacctatcttcttcttttcttctccttcttcttccctacTTGGCCGAACCCTTCCCTCTTCCTAAATTCTTTTCCGGCGAGATTCTTGtcctcttccttccttcctcactcttgaacttggtaagcttggatttatagtttcataccgtatttattcttgtattttccttgttttagttttttaaaaacctagattttctccatggatttgcatgtttgtaggcttaaattgaagccattgatttGTTGTTCATGTTTGAGGATgcttgtggtgaaatttcttgaattggtattgtaaatttggagaaaaatcttAGTTTTAAGGTCGGTTTCTATCGTAGCAATTCCGAGGTTACTTGTAGCACCGacaatctttagttgtttctttttatttcttttggattagattgaagctaaaaacccctagaaactcattgggaacctttaaacctagttttgagccaaccctaggatcgaattagggttgtttgttagaaacttggggttttcttgtttgtttcgctttttttgctaatttttttgttgtgatttgtcatgctttggcaaggagaagaagtcttggatggaggcaaaggcttagccgaggagtagcttgcgaggaagacaaatttcctttttctcgtgagtggaattatttagcatagcttttattagaagaatgccaatagctatatatatatatatatatatatatatatatatatatatatatatatatatatatatgcatatcatgtttttaagtaagtttttattgatttatacttgtttggtatttttggtgaatgatagttatTACTTGAgaaaaatcttggatgtctcgtTTGGCATTTGAATTGTTATCGTGGGAATTgtgattaatatacatattcatgagttcgtgaaatctttatttagtataaaacttgagaattgttgtggAAACCTTTGTTTCTGTGAAATGTTAGGCTTGgaacaaattttgaattgttgagaggaaaaaggatttccatgttgttgcttgtgttgggacttgcaaattatttttgtgttaaaaagtttgggctttgcttatgtgtttatcttgttctcgtgcaaatggccgaggtattcttgatttatgattatgaccgtatattgtactccgagtggagttgtatttttattgtggtgattgttttggtgatatcctcaTCGCAGATAGGGCGGTCTTCACGGCCAGccttttgaggtggcgtgttgaccggctgattactacgagggccgcctgtgggagtgtagagcccctgactcggatattcatcggtagccggagtcaccaaccggtgaactcgatgggtcaacgtcaagggcatgagtaccttggcggctcgAACTCAGCCATGGCCACTAGCGAaaagtttagagagtttttctagaccatgctatgttgggtgagtgttgggtattatgtttatttcaaaaccatgttttatgatttttgtgttgtaaaccctagttggggtaaaaagggttttcttggtattattatgttgttttacttctttttaaagacttctattatgtatgttaatgtttctaaacttgtattattttggtaaagcatttattttgatgattcattattattattttttttgttgcagtGTATTTTTTTCcgctaaggttgtgctaacctccctcaCCGAGTAACttttagttactcatccctctttctttctcccaCCTGCTGCAAGTAGTAGGTGTGACTGTGTGGCAGCAGACTCGGGCATTTGCTTCTGCTCTATCCCCTATTGTATTTTCTTCGGGCTCATGTATGTTATtattgtcatggaacatgttataagacctatggatccactagtgtgtaaaaaaaccttgttgcatggtttagtatttaaatactcttaaactcgtgtattaccatttcctactATTGTTAGGGTGTTTCCCgtgtatttttttgtgaacctctatattccCGTGAtccctattgttgttgttgttgttgttgttgttgttactgtcgttgtgtaacattgtttttttctcgCTCTATATCcgcgatatgtatattgttgaattccaggtgtgttgattagccttgcggcatcctgagggttgagtggcggggtattcctcctcgggattgctgcggcgattgtcgcatcccgtgggcccgcgggtcggggcgtgacacgcCGGGCCCAACCTGGTTCCAAACCGGGTTTTGACCAGGCGGGTCAACCTgccgggtcacgggttgggaaaaccccaacccgtaaccggcccgtctacGATGACGGGCGGTTACGGGTCATTGaaccggcccgc from Dioscorea cayenensis subsp. rotundata cultivar TDr96_F1 chromosome 7, TDr96_F1_v2_PseudoChromosome.rev07_lg8_w22 25.fasta, whole genome shotgun sequence carries:
- the LOC120265788 gene encoding zinc finger protein CONSTANS-LIKE 13-like; its protein translation is MMSSLPVPSLDSTFIQSPSSEDEAPLTTTRSKKTMGEEAATATATETATETTVAEKEAGSGGACEFCGEAPALVHCRADSARLCLACDRHVHAANTVSSRHSRALLCDTCRTARATILCASHNSMLCPNCDFDAHQDAAQQHDRRPVEPFSGCPTAVELVDVLGVGGDGKEIGGGGDEGFGEDGWVWEAQPILSLEDYIVPTTSCHGFQALGFAPLNKNRKAACGKHREEILRQLRELMKSESYVATDCWQQESAVEFIPMEQEQILQEGNMEFNLNQDTTCFNVPTYEVNFFQWDHSDNHDLTHTVAFPFEQFTGSSLIANHTKTEEAGDIDASANQVSGSGDGGGGGGESGDAIIKDKILSLPKRSGYDLALPDRDSVLSRYKEKRKARRYDKLIRYESRKVRADSRVRIKGRFAKANQAEK